A window of Roseateles sp. XES5 genomic DNA:
GTACGCTTCGGGTCGGCCTCGGCAAGACGGACGGTGCCCATCAGGTGTTCGGCATCCGGCTTGCGCACGGCGAAGGTGTCGCCGCCGGTAATGGCCGAAAAACGCGGCGTCAGCGCAAGGCCGTCGAGCAGGCGGCGGGCGAGGCCTTCCGTCTTGTTCGTGCAGACCGCGAGCCGGTAGCCGGCATCGGCGAGGCGATCCATCGCGTCCGTCAGGCCGGGATAGGGCACGGAAACGCCGGGCATCGCGTTGCCGTAATGCTCGATGAAGACGCCGAGCATGCGCTGGAGATCGCTGTCGGCCATCTCACGGCCGCGCAACGCGAAGGCGCGCTTGATCATCACCTGTCCGCCATGGCCGACGAGATAGGTAAGGTCGCCATAGCCCACCGGATCCAGCCC
This region includes:
- a CDS encoding HAD family hydrolase — its product is MSASLVVFDLDGTLIDTAHDLVTSLNHTIGLEGLDPVGYGDLTYLVGHGGQVMIKRAFALRGREMADSDLQRMLGVFIEHYGNAMPGVSVPYPGLTDAMDRLADAGYRLAVCTNKTEGLARRLLDGLALTPRFSAITGGDTFAVRKPDAEHLMGTVRLAEADPKRTVMIGDSLNDILVARNAGVPSIGVPFGYSDVPVATLEPNHVITHFDELTPDLVERLLAN